One Epinephelus moara isolate mb chromosome 20, YSFRI_EMoa_1.0, whole genome shotgun sequence genomic window carries:
- the si:dkey-29p10.4 gene encoding E3 ubiquitin/ISG15 ligase TRIM25, with amino-acid sequence MGASLDTPTKCPLCDELTRDPVTLKCNHRFCQRCIGDLWSVSPNGPYHCPEFRCKTVYQNLPFNTQRTPTNSRWTQPPSTAGTSSNDNPNAFDSLLRRPSLGSRLLGKRKASTPVSEQPETKRSTVESPCERSNETETATTSFSDKPGQSTSVETPKKAVHPESTQSERSDGISSGDNSDSKAVPASDVPQDISTQQSQQQSEDVVSLDDSDTSNEVDICDAPTVTTPKKDTQVTGIQASPKIPASSANFVPFPGVSTPGKGKSPVHHVSKPPLISTKHPAAASGSPSRVGIFPGSASKNASPVPCHYCPKTRCQSAVKTCLVCGASMCTEHLRPHLESPVFQNHTLVPPMEDFSPWRCQEHQEINRIYCRQCGVCVCTVCTVIGSHRDHVCISIREAESELRGNLKEEINQLQVAEQEVKNRLTELTQKKETFRVVLSEARAGVQQQYGTIREALEQEEQTALECVTKEESRALGGLEEKLGYLQSSLQSIQQGLHTLEGLADAKGDKRIQDQLFIMEYSKVAQLSSEMGNCVDQFEAPEEVDRGRLNCLQKWTEKRLDTVVITVPGKHRDLYRLLYGTVPLLDADTAHPKLQLSHNNKRVAYSETQQVYAEHEARFSSFPQVLASCLLGEGRWYWEVNVPVDEGRWKVGLCEGQIERKGQKDNSRLGFNSYSWCLACDRRKVEALHNKVAVPVDADGLQRVGVFLDFEEGVLSFFNVTPGGSLALMHSFKHRFTDPLFPALSVSKTHLAICDLFES; translated from the exons ATGGGAGCGTCGTTGGACACCCCGACGAAGTGTCCCCTGTGCGACGAACTGACCCGGGACCCCGTCACTTTGAAATGCAACCACCGGTTCTGCCAGCGGTGTATCGGAGACTTGTGGAGCGTCTCCCCGAACGGGCCGTACCACTGTCCGGAGTTCAGGTGTAAAACAGTGTACCAGAATCTGCCGTTTAATACTCAACGGACGCCCACTAACAGTCGATGGACTCAGCCTCCCAGCACCGCAG GCACATCCAGTAATGACAACCCAAATGCATTTGACTCCTTATTGCGGAGGCCCTCACTCGGCAGCCGACTTCTGGGGAAGAGAAAAGCCAGCACACCTGTATCAGAGCAACCTGAAACAAAGCGATCAACTGTGGAATCTCCCTGTGAGCGTTCCAACGAAACCGAGACTGCCACCACTTCCTTCTCAGATAAACCCGGGCAGTCAACCAGTGTGGAGACACCCAAGAAAGCAGTGCACCCAGAATCTACACAGTCTGAGCGCAGTGATGGCATATCCTCAGGTGACAACTCTGACAGCAAGGCAGTACCTGCAAGTGATGTGCCACAAGACATCTCAACCCAACAGAGCCAGCAACAATCAGAGGATGTCGTCTCATTGGATGACTCTGACACCTCCAATGAAGTAGATATATGTGATGCACCTACTGttacaacccccaaaaaggacACACAAGTGACAGGAATTCAAGCATCACCAAAGATACCTGCCTCATCTGCCAACTTTGTTCCCTTTCCTGGGGTCTCAACTCCAGGTAAAGGTAAATCTCCTGTACATCACGTCAGCAAGCCTCCCCTGATATCCACCAAACATCCTGCTGCTGCCTCAGGATCCCCAAGTCGTGTTGGCATCTTCCCAGGGTCAGCCAGCAAAAATGCCAGCCCTGTGCCCTGCCATTATTGCCCTAAAACCAGGTGTCAGTCTGCTGTGAAGACCTGTCTGGTGTGCGGAGCATCCATGTGTACAGAGCACCTGCGTCCCCACCTGGAGTCCCCTGTCTTCCAGAATCACACTCTGGTTCCTCCCATGGAGGATTTTTCTCCCTGGAGGTGCCAGGAGCACCAGGAGATAAATCGCATCTACTGTCGGcagtgtggagtgtgtgtgtgcacggtgTGTACAGTCATAGGCTCGCATCGTGACCACGTCTGCATCAGCATCAGGGAGGCAGAGAGTGAGCTCAGG GGTAACCTAAAAGAAGAAATCAATCAGCTACAGGTGGCTGAACAGGAAGTAAAGAACAGATTGACTGAACTCACGCAGAAGAAAGAAACCTTCAGA GTGGTTTTAAGTGAGGCTCGAGCCGGGGTGCAGCAGCAGTACGGAACCATCAGAGAGGCcctggagcaggaggagcaaaCAGCTCTCGAGTGTGTGACGAAGGAGGAGAGCAGGGCTCTGGGGGGACTAGAGGAGAAACTCGGCTACCTCCAGAGCTCCCTGCAGTCCATCCAGCAAGGCCTCCACACCCTGGAGGGGCTGGCTGATGCAAAGGGGGACAAACGTATTCAGGACCAGCTCTTCATTATG GAATACAGCAAGGTCGCCCAACT GTCTAGTGAAATGGGGAACTGTGTGGACCAGTTCGAGGCTCCAGAGGAAGTGGATCGTGGCCGGCTGAACTGTCTGCAGAAGTGGACCGAAAAACGTCTCGACACAGTCGTCATCACCGTGCCAGGCAAACACAGAGACCTCTACAGACTGCTCT ATGGCACCGTCCCCTTGTTGGATGCAGATACTGCCCATCCCAAGCTGCAGCTGTCTCATAACAACAAGAGAGTGGCCTACAGCGAAACCCAGCAGGTCTACGCAGAGCACGAGGCTCGCTTCAGCTCCTTTCCACAGGTCCTGGCCTCCTGTCTCCTGGGGGAGGGGCGCTGGTACTGGGAGGTGAATGTGCCTGTGGATGAAGGCCGCTGGAAGGTTGGGCTCTGTGAGGGTCAGATAGAGAGGAAAGGCCAAAAGGACAACTCTCGTCTGGGCTTCAACTCGTACTCCTGGTGCCTGGCCTGTGACAGAAGGAAGGTGGAAGCTCTGCATAACAAGGTGGCGGTTCCTGTGGATGCAGACGGGCTGCAGAGGGTAGGAGTGTTCCTCGACTTTGAGGAGGGCGTTTTATCATTCTTTAATGTGACACCAGGGGGCAGTCTAGCATTGATGCATTCCTTCAAGCACAGGTTTACTGACCCTCTGTTCCCAGCCTTGTCTGTGTCAAAAACACACCTGGCCATTTGTGATCTGTTTGAGTCATAA